From the genome of Solanum stenotomum isolate F172 chromosome 5, ASM1918654v1, whole genome shotgun sequence:
ATTTCGTAGACCTTCTTCTTACTTAGAAATGTTGTTTTCTACAAAATAGTTCCAAAAAAGTAACGAAAAAAAactgtaattttaaaatttaaacaataaatatatacattaacaAGAACAaactttgattattattatatacTCTCATGAAATCAATTCCATGATAAccataaaaaaacaacaaaagataaaaataaaaaagaaaacactgCCTTTCTATCTAATAAACCTCTCAGTAATTCAATGTAccaagactttttttttttttttttaaataaacaaactattttttattttttatgtttaatttatttattttccactaagcagaaataaaaattattatagtaaataaaattgACACAAAAGCAGCTGAAGTTGTAGTAAATGCTTTTACTGCCGAGTTATTTGAGCCGGTAGGTGCCGCAATATCCGCCGGCGGACTGTTTCCGCCGCCTCCTGGCGGTGAATCCAACGGCGATCCCGGCGTACTCGATGAACTTGGAGACGATGATGATGAACCACCCGATGGAGATGGTGAAATTATCTCCCCTGATGGCGATGAAGAAGGCGATGTACTCGCCGGCGCCGGAGAAGTCACCGGAGATGTTGCCGGGGAAGTCGCCGGAGATGTTGATGGTGATGCTGATGGAGATGTTCCAGGTGATGTTGCTGGAGAAGTTGCCGGAGATGTTGCCGGTGAAGTCGCCGGAGATGTTGCGGGTGATGAAGTAGGTGTTTGACTCACAGGAGATGTTGCGGGTGATTCCGACGGAGAAGTCGCCGGAGTTGAA
Proteins encoded in this window:
- the LOC125866202 gene encoding early nodulin-like protein 2, giving the protein MALHKHLIVILLACLINSCYAYQFYVGGKAGWVPNPSENYNNWAERMRFQINDTLVFKYMKGSNSVLVVNKDDYDKCNTNNPIMKMDDGNSIFKFDHSGPFFFISGNKNDCENGSQKLITVILAIRPPPPSTPATSPSESPATSPVSQTPTSSPATSPATSPATSPATSPATSPGTSPSASPSTSPATSPATSPVTSPAPASTSPSSSPSGEIISPSPSGGSSSSSPSSSSTPGSPLDSPPGGGGNSPPADIAAPTGSNNSAVKAFTTTSAAFVSILFTIIIFISA